A window of the Phoenix dactylifera cultivar Barhee BC4 unplaced genomic scaffold, palm_55x_up_171113_PBpolish2nd_filt_p 000243F, whole genome shotgun sequence genome harbors these coding sequences:
- the LOC103720909 gene encoding 4-coumarate--CoA ligase-like 1, with the protein MGDVAIAEEEQHIFRSKFSAVPGPEGTTLPEFVLQDAEDYADKVALLEASTGKTYTYGEVVRDTRRFAKALRSVGLRKGHVVVVVLPNLAIYPVVALGIMAAGGVFSGANPLALPLEIRKQVEDSDARLIVANSFTHDKVKDFGVPILVVGEGQVGDAIRWDDLLEASDRAGPSETEEKVTQGDLCALPYSSGTTGSSKGVMLTHRNLVANLCSSLFSVGPDMIGHVTVLGLMPFFHIYGITGICCASLRNKGKVVVMERFELGAFLRALIAHEVHFAPIVPAIMLAMVKSPIVDEFDLGMLRLRSVMTAAAPLAPELLAAFEDKFPGVQVQEAYGLTEHSCITLTHGDPRKRHGIAKKNSVGFILPNLEVKFVDPNTGRSLPKNTPGEVCVRSQCVMQGYYKNNEETERTVDKEGWLHTGDVGYIDDDGDVFIVDRIKELIKYKGFQVAPAELEAILLSHPSVDDAAVFALPDEEAGEIPAACVVMSPKARDGEEAIMRYVASNVATYKRIRVLHFVDSIPKSSSGKILRRLLRERVTKKSTSQESTLNCVKNVPQ; encoded by the exons ATGGGGGACGTAGCCATTGCCGAAGAGGAGCAGCACATCTTCCGCAGCAAGTTCTCGGCAGTTCCGGGGCCGGAGGGGACAACGTTGCCTGAGTTCGTACTGCAAGACGCCGAGGACTATGCCGACAAGGTGGCGCTGTTGGAAGCGTCCACCGGGAAGACGTACACGTACGGCGAGGTGGTCCGCGACACGCGAAGGTTTGCAAAGGCGCTGCGGTCGGTGGGCCTCAGGAAGGGCcatgtggtggtggtggttctCCCCAACCTGGCCATCTACCCGGTTGTGGCCCTCGGCATCATGGCCGCCGGCGGGGTCTTCTCCGGAGCGAACCCCCTTGCGCTGCCGCTGGAGATACGCAAGCAGGTGGAAGACTCGGATGCCAGGCTCATCGTCGCCAACAGCTTCACCCATGACAAG GTCAAGGATTTCGGGGTGCCTATCCTAGTCGTCGGGGAAGGGCAGGTGGGGGATGCCATAAGATGGGATGATCTGCTGGAGGCGTCGGACCGCGCGGGTCCGAGCGAGACGGAAGAGAAGGTGACGCAGGGAGACCTGTGCGCCCTTCCATACTCGTCGGGCACGACCGGGTCTTCCAAGGGGGTGATGCTCACTCACCGGAACCTGGTGGCCAACCTCTGCTCCTCCCTCTTCAGCGTGGGGCCCGACATGATCGGGCACGTCACCGTGCTCGGCCTCATGCCCTTCTTCCACATCTACGGCATCACCGGCATCTGCTGCGCCTCCCTCCGGAACAAAGGGAAGGTGGTGGTCATGGAAAGGTTCGAGCTCGGGGCCTTCCTCCGCGCCCTCATTGCCCACGAGGTGCACTTTGCCCCCATCGTGCCCGCCATCATGCTCGCAATGGTCAAGAGCCCTATCGTCGACGAGTTCGACCTCGGGATGCTCCGGCTCAGGTCGGTCATGACGGCGGCTGCGCCGCTCGCCCCGGAGCTGCTCGCCGCTTTTGAGGACAAGTTCCCGGGCGTCCAGGTTCAGGAG GCATATGGACTCACAGAGCATAGCTGCATTACTCTGACCCATGGAGATCCAAGAAAGAGGCACGGCATCGCCAAGAAGAACTCCGTTGGATTCATTCTTCCCAACTTGGAGGTGAAATTCGTCGACCCCAACACCGGCCGGTCCCTCCCCAAGAACACTCCAGGTGAAGTTTGTGTCAGGAGTCAATGCGTCATGCAAG GTTACTACAAAAATAACGAAGAAACAGAGCGAACCGTAGACAAGGAAGGGTGGCTCCACACGGGTGACGTGGGCTACATAGACGACGATGGCGACGTCTTCATCGTGGACCGCATCAAGGAGCTCATCAAGTACAAAGGCTTTCAG GTAGCTCCGGCAGAGTTAGAAGCCATACTTCTCTCTCATCCTTCCGTTGATGATGCAGCCGTCTTTGC GTTGCCCGACGAGGAAGCAGGGGAGATTCCTGCAGCTTGTGTTGTGATGAGCCCAAAAGCAAGAGATGGCGAGGAGGCAATCATGAGGTATGTGGCCTCCAATGTTGCTACCTATAAGAGGATTCGAGTACTGCACTTCGTGGACTCCATCCCCAAGTCATCCTCCGGGAAGATCTTGAGGAGGCTCCTAAGGGAGAGAGTGACGAAGaaatcaacaagccaagagagcACTCTGAATTGCGTGAAGAACGTCCCGCAATAG
- the LOC103720902 gene encoding uncharacterized protein LOC103720902: MGRPVAAKAWRIIPRPILESVLNNHAQHHRVPRPILLLHGPRGVGKTSLLLHRLLPDWNNGPHLAAYVDFASDDAASAAASYPNTPWWAASSSSPPRPLGHLRASLERELERLVDRGVRLGAIGSRDVFAALDRWHGLHAALRRVIGPGLRLSPRRDESAAALWSKAVLAFSARIGPGEIDVAAPGGGGSLRRRYSMEEAAYVREAMVALRLAKEVIGMHQEWRREAVRHLNRTGGFSRPLANSATDWPYLLVEILSEAAQVDFFQPKLVINNIDVLKATSTEDDSTVSAAMYHDSFIWRLIALGVNEGCLPVILVTSDSYYSYQAFIDFGFPDIFISREAFGWSPQEAKLHMVSDFFSEPEWKVIDEVLGPNPRHISELYALKGSTHYQELMQNSRSSFEDIVDAYLAYLQVTVVNPAMESALVILQKFASDARAGKIPETRLFFGAPWRHPPRTDDPVASLKWAKVQLMDFVQSFVNTEFGVNYLADDSLEILDDPSAVAMLEVGLLYAQRDPSFIRPISRGIQRCLVRWLVQQRMQMSLQEFLLYFWQRIIRGRSYRHLMKEIGYK, encoded by the exons ATGGGGCGTCCGGTGGCGGCGAAGGCGTGGCGGATCATCCCGCGGCCGATCCTGGAGAGCGTGCTCAACAACCACGCGCAGCACCACCGCGTGCCGCGgcccatcctcctcctccacggGCCCCGCGGCGTCGGCAagacctccctcctcctccaccgcctCCTCCCCGACTGGAACAACGGCCCCCACCTCGCCGCCTACGTCGACTTCGCATCCGACGACGCTGCTTCGGCCGCCGCCTCCTATCCCAACACCCCCTGGTGggccgcctcctcctcttcacCGCCGCGGCCCCTCGGCCACCTGCGTGCCAGTCTGGAGCGCGAGCTGGAGAGACTGGTGGACCGCGGGGTTCGCCTTGGCGCCATCGGCAGCCGCGACGTTTTCGCCGCCCTCGACAGGTGGCACGGCCTGCACGCCGCCCTCCGCCGCGTCATTGGCCCTGGCCTTCGCCTCTCCCCCCGGCGGGACGAGTCCGCGGCCGCTCTCTGGTCCAAGGCCGTACTCGCTTTCTCGGCGAGGATCGGCCCAGGGGAGATCGATGTCGCGGCTCCTGGTGGTGGAGGGTCGCTCCGGAGGAGGTACTCGATGGAAGAGGCGGCGTACGTGAGGGAGGCGATGGTGGCGCTGAGGCTGGCCAAGGAGGTGATCGGGATGCATCAGGAGTGGAGGAGGGAGGCGGTGCGCCATCTCAACCGCACCGGCGGCTTCTCCAGGCCTCTCGCCAACTCCGCCACTGATTGGCCCTACCTCCTCGTCGAGATCCTTTCCGAGGCTGCACAGGTCGACTTCTTCCAG CCAAAGCTGGTTATAAACAACATTGATGTGCTTAAGGCCACGTCGACAGAAGATGATTCAACTGTGTCTGCCGCGATGTACCACGATAGCTTCATATGGAGATTGATAGCCCTTGGTGTGAATGAGGGATGCTTGCCAGTCATTCTTGTGACATCAGATAG TTACTATTCCTATCAAGCGTTCATTGATTTTGGATTTCCAGACATATTCATCTCCCGTGAG GCCTTTGGATGGAGTCCTCAAGAAGCTAAGCTGCACATGGTTTCAGATTTCTTCAGTGAGCCCGAG TGGAAAGTGATTGATGAAGTTCTTGGCCCAAATCCACGACATATTTCTGAACTATATGCGCTTAAAGGAAGCACTCATTACCAGGA GCTTATGCAGAATAGCAGAAGCAGTTTTGAGGACATTGTTGATGCCTACTTGGCATATTTACAA GTGACTGTGGTGAACCCAGCCATGGAATCAGCATTAGTTATCCTGCAAAAATTTGCTTCTGATGCACGTGCCGGGAAAATTCCAGAGACTCGATTGTTTTTTGGTGCTCCTTGGAGGCATCCACCTCGTACTGATGATCCTGTTGCATCTTTGAAGTGGGCAAAGGTTCAACTCATGGACTTTGTCCAATCTTTTGTAAATACGGAATTTGGG GTGAATTATCTAGCTGATGATAGCCTCGAAATACTGGATGATCCTTCTGCAGTTGCCATGCTGGAG GTTGGTTTACTCTATGCACAGAGAGATCCATCTTTCATTCGTCCAATTTCTAGAGGTATTCAGAGGTGCCTTGTCAGATG GCTTGTTCAGCAAAGGATGCAAATGAGCCTTCAAGAATTTTTACTGTATTTTTGGCAACGGATCATACGTGGGCGAAGCTATCGCCATTTGATGAAAGAGATAGGCTATAAATAG
- the LOC103720904 gene encoding uncharacterized protein LOC103720904 isoform X1, translating to MPANLSRRVSRSAAFMAEEEDDISALLSEPNGSDEVVELSDAISTVLSLSTKSDEKAEELSPEEAAWVDSCLVANPELSDDEWTELRDALLDTLSAYPTSYETLSTANVNGTLDELKESNDECAYTGEEAEPALIHVEGHRLSEDDTQRDGAADVEASVVDIQEDIESRENIFKVWDLATPSPDEEDDDELIKQLKQLLAGSGLQDLSQPLDDPSTALSQEKVDELVAGMDDLSLETCKD from the exons ATGCCTGCTAATCTTAGCAGACGTGTTTCCAGAAGTGCAGC CTTTATGGCAGAGGAAGAGGATGATATCTCTGCCCTACTTTCTGAACCCAATGGATCTGATGAGGTGGTTGAGCTCTCCGATGCCATCTCTACTGTGCTTTCTCTATCCACTAAATCTGATGAGAAGGCAGAGGAGCTCTCGCCGGAGGAGGCTGCCTGGGTGGACTCCTGCCTGGTGGCCAATCCGGAGCTCTCAGATGATGAATGGACAGAACTGAGAGATGCGCTGCTGGACACCCTAAGTGCCTATCCGACATCTTATGAAACCCTCTCTACTGCCAATGTCAATGGAACACTGGACGAGCTCAAAGAGAGCAACGACGAATGCGCTTACACAGGCGAGGAGGCAGAACCAGCACTAATTCATGTCGAAGGGCATCGCTTGTCTGAAGATGACACGCAGAGAGATGGAGCTGCGGATGTGGAAGCCTCGGTGGTGGATATTCAAGAGGATATCGAGTCTCGTGAGAATATTTTCAAGGTCTGGGATCTTGCGACGCCATCTCCAGACGAGGAGGATGATGACGAGCTCATCAAACAGCTGAAGCAACTTCTTGCAGGGAGCGGCCTGCAGGATCTGTCGCAGCCTCTGGATGATCCCAGCACAGCTCTGAGCCAAGAAAAGGTTGACGAACTTGTTGCGGGGATGGATGATCTGTCGCTTGAAACATGCAAGGATTGA
- the LOC103720904 gene encoding uncharacterized protein LOC103720904 isoform X2 has product MAEEEDDISALLSEPNGSDEVVELSDAISTVLSLSTKSDEKAEELSPEEAAWVDSCLVANPELSDDEWTELRDALLDTLSAYPTSYETLSTANVNGTLDELKESNDECAYTGEEAEPALIHVEGHRLSEDDTQRDGAADVEASVVDIQEDIESRENIFKVWDLATPSPDEEDDDELIKQLKQLLAGSGLQDLSQPLDDPSTALSQEKVDELVAGMDDLSLETCKD; this is encoded by the coding sequence ATGGCAGAGGAAGAGGATGATATCTCTGCCCTACTTTCTGAACCCAATGGATCTGATGAGGTGGTTGAGCTCTCCGATGCCATCTCTACTGTGCTTTCTCTATCCACTAAATCTGATGAGAAGGCAGAGGAGCTCTCGCCGGAGGAGGCTGCCTGGGTGGACTCCTGCCTGGTGGCCAATCCGGAGCTCTCAGATGATGAATGGACAGAACTGAGAGATGCGCTGCTGGACACCCTAAGTGCCTATCCGACATCTTATGAAACCCTCTCTACTGCCAATGTCAATGGAACACTGGACGAGCTCAAAGAGAGCAACGACGAATGCGCTTACACAGGCGAGGAGGCAGAACCAGCACTAATTCATGTCGAAGGGCATCGCTTGTCTGAAGATGACACGCAGAGAGATGGAGCTGCGGATGTGGAAGCCTCGGTGGTGGATATTCAAGAGGATATCGAGTCTCGTGAGAATATTTTCAAGGTCTGGGATCTTGCGACGCCATCTCCAGACGAGGAGGATGATGACGAGCTCATCAAACAGCTGAAGCAACTTCTTGCAGGGAGCGGCCTGCAGGATCTGTCGCAGCCTCTGGATGATCCCAGCACAGCTCTGAGCCAAGAAAAGGTTGACGAACTTGTTGCGGGGATGGATGATCTGTCGCTTGAAACATGCAAGGATTGA